One region of Brassica napus cultivar Da-Ae chromosome A10, Da-Ae, whole genome shotgun sequence genomic DNA includes:
- the LOC106420488 gene encoding oxysterol-binding protein-related protein 3C produces MGSPKKNESKGFFAAMTSGFSMFGSAMSRSVNGLLAYEGVEVINPDGGKEDAEEEAQRGRWKDEERDSYWKMMQKYIGSDITSMVTLPVIIFEPMTMLQKMAELMEYSYLLDQADECEDPYLRLVYASSWAISVYFAYQRTWKPFNPILGETYEMANHGGISFLSEQVSHHPPMSAGHAENEHFTYDVTSKLKTKLLGNSVDVYPVGRTRVTLKKDGVVLDLVPPLTKVHNLIFGRTWVDSPGEMVMTNITTGDKVVLYFQPCGWFGSGRYEVDGYVYSADEEPKIMMTGKWNEKISYQPCDAEGEPLPGTELKEVWHVADVPKNDKFQYTHFAHKINSFDTAPATLLASDSRLRPDRYALEQGDLSKAGSEKHSLEERQRAEKRTRETKGQKFTPRWFDLTDEITSTPWGDIEIYQYNGKYNEHRDAAASSSGASNADDLKSIEFNPWQYGNVSTE; encoded by the exons atggggAGTCCAAAGAAGAACGAGAGCAAGGGTTTCTTCGCCGCCATGACATCCGGCTTCTCCATGTTCGGCAGCGCTATGTCCAGATCCGTCAACGG GTTGCTTGCTTATGAAGGAGTTGAGGTTATCAATCCAGATGGTGGTAAGGAAGATGCAGAAGAGGAAGCTCAGAGAGGAAGGTGGAAAGACGAG GAACGTGATAGTTACTGGAAGATGATGCAGAAGTATATAGGTTCAGATATTACCTCAATGGTCACACTTCCTGTTATTATTTTTGAGCCAATGACTATGCTCCAGAAGATGGCTGAG TTAATGGAATATTCATACTTGCTGGATCAAGCTGATGAATGCGAGGATCCTTACTTGCGTTTAGTATATGCTT CATCATGGGCTATATCTGTTTACTTCGCGTACCAACGAACGTGGAAGCCATTCAATCCTATTCTTGGAGAGACATATGAGATGGCCAACCATGGTGGCATTTCATTTCTTTCTGAGCAG gTTAGCCATCATCCCCCAATGAGTGCAGGTCATGCCGAGAACGAGCACTTCACTTACGACGTCACCTCAAAGTTGAAAACTAAGCTTTTGGGTAACTCTGTTGATGTCTACCCTGTTGGCAG AACGCGTGTAACCCTCAAAAAAGATGGCGTGGTTCTTGATCTGGTTCCGCCTCTCACTAAGGTTCACAACCTGATATTTGGACGAACGTGGGTTGACTCACCCGGAGAAATGGTCATGACAAATATAACCACTGGAGACAAAGTTGTTCTTTATTTCCAGCCATGTGGTTGGTTCGG TTCTGGTCGCTATGAAGTGGATGGATACGTTTACAGCGCAGACGAAGAACCTAAAATCATGATGACAGGAAAATGGAATGAGAAAATCAGCTACCAACCTTGTGATGCTGAGGGTGAACCTCTTCCAGGGACAGAGCTTAAAGAG GTGTGGCATGTGGCTGATGTTCCCAAGAATGACAAGTTTCAGTACACCCACTTTGCTCACAAGATAAACAGCTTCGACACAGCTCCCGCTACGCTCTTGGCTTCAGACTCACGTCTTCGTCCTGATAGATATGCCCTTGAACAGGGTGACCTTTCTAAAGCTGGTTCCGAGAAGCACAG CCTTGAGGAGAGACAAAGAGCCGAAAAGAGGACACGAGAGACAAAGGGACAGAAGTTCACACCAAGATGGTTCGATCTAACGGATGAGATCACATCTACTCCATGGGGAGATATTGAAATATACCAATACAATGGGAAGTACAATGAACACCGAGATGCAGCAGCGAGCTCGAGCGGGGCTTCCAATGCAGACGACCTCAAATCGATCGAGTTTAATCCATGGCAATATGGTAATGTATCAACCGAATGA